One window of the Enterobacter huaxiensis genome contains the following:
- the yobA gene encoding CopC domain-containing protein YobA, whose protein sequence is MGLSSSRAVCALAFLLSSAMAPAALAHAHLQQQSPAADSTVAAPETLTLNFSEGIEPGFSGVVVTDAQQRTIETGAAKRDDKDKARLIVPLAQPLTAGTYRVDWHVVSVDGHKTKGSYHFSVK, encoded by the coding sequence ATGGGTTTATCCTCTTCCCGCGCGGTATGCGCACTGGCTTTTCTGCTCTCGTCGGCTATGGCGCCCGCCGCCCTGGCGCATGCTCATCTTCAGCAGCAATCACCCGCGGCTGATTCCACCGTGGCGGCTCCGGAGACCCTGACGCTGAATTTTTCTGAAGGCATCGAACCGGGGTTTAGCGGCGTAGTGGTCACCGATGCACAGCAGCGGACGATCGAAACCGGTGCGGCGAAGCGTGATGATAAAGACAAGGCGCGGCTCATTGTTCCCCTTGCACAACCGTTGACGGCGGGTACCTACCGGGTCGACTGGCACGTGGTCTCGGTAGACGGCCACAAAACCAAAGGCAGCTATCACTTCAGCGTGAAATAA
- the exoX gene encoding exodeoxyribonuclease X, whose product MLRVIDTETCDLQGGIVEVASVDVVDGKIVNPMSHLVRPDRPISPQAMAIHRITESMVVDKPWIEEVIPHYYGSPWYVAHNASFDRRVLPEMPGEWICTMKLARRLWPGIKYSNMALYKSRKLSVRTPEGLHHHRALYDCYITAALLIDIMNTSGWTPDDMATITGRPALLTTFTFGKYRGKPVSEVADKDPGYLRWLYNNLDRMSPELRLTLKHYLGDA is encoded by the coding sequence ATGCTGCGCGTCATCGATACCGAAACCTGCGATCTGCAGGGCGGAATAGTAGAAGTGGCCTCTGTGGACGTGGTGGACGGAAAAATAGTCAACCCGATGAGTCATCTGGTGCGGCCCGATCGTCCCATCAGCCCGCAGGCGATGGCCATCCACCGCATTACGGAATCGATGGTGGTGGACAAACCCTGGATCGAAGAGGTCATTCCGCACTATTACGGCAGCCCGTGGTACGTGGCGCATAATGCCAGCTTTGACCGACGCGTCCTGCCGGAAATGCCCGGTGAGTGGATTTGCACCATGAAGCTGGCGCGTCGTCTGTGGCCGGGCATCAAATACAGCAATATGGCGCTGTATAAATCCCGTAAGCTCAGCGTCCGGACGCCGGAGGGGCTGCATCATCACCGCGCGCTATATGACTGCTATATCACCGCCGCGCTGCTGATTGATATCATGAATACCTCCGGCTGGACGCCAGACGACATGGCGACCATCACCGGACGCCCTGCATTGCTGACGACCTTTACCTTCGGCAAATATCGTGGAAAACCGGTATCTGAAGTCGCCGATAAAGATCCGGGCTACCTGCGCTGGCTGTATAACAACCTCGACAGAATGAGCCCGGAACTGCGCCTGACGCTGAAGCACTACCTCGGTGACGCTTAA
- the kdgA gene encoding bifunctional 4-hydroxy-2-oxoglutarate aldolase/2-dehydro-3-deoxy-phosphogluconate aldolase, producing MKNWKTSAEAILTTGPVVPVIVVNKLEHAVPMAKALVAGGVRVLEVTLRTACAMDAIRAIAKEVPDAIIGAGTVLNAQQLAEVTEAGAQFAISPGLTEPLLKAATEGSIPLIPGISTVSELMLGMDYGLKEFKFFPAEANGGTKALQAIAGPFSQVRFCPTGGISPANYRDYLALKSVLCIGGSWLVPADALEAGDWDRITKLAREAVEGAKQ from the coding sequence ATGAAAAACTGGAAAACAAGTGCAGAAGCAATCCTGACAACGGGCCCCGTCGTGCCGGTTATCGTGGTGAATAAACTGGAGCACGCCGTACCGATGGCGAAAGCGCTGGTTGCAGGTGGTGTACGTGTACTGGAAGTGACGCTGCGTACCGCGTGTGCGATGGACGCAATCCGCGCTATCGCCAAAGAAGTGCCGGACGCCATTATCGGTGCAGGTACCGTTCTGAATGCACAGCAGCTGGCTGAAGTAACCGAAGCCGGCGCGCAGTTCGCGATCAGCCCAGGCCTGACTGAGCCGCTGCTGAAAGCCGCGACCGAAGGCTCTATTCCTCTGATCCCGGGTATCAGCACCGTATCAGAACTGATGCTGGGCATGGACTACGGTCTGAAAGAGTTCAAATTCTTCCCGGCCGAAGCGAACGGCGGCACCAAAGCGCTGCAGGCGATCGCAGGCCCGTTCTCTCAGGTGCGTTTCTGCCCAACCGGCGGGATCTCCCCGGCGAACTACCGTGACTACCTGGCGCTGAAAAGCGTGCTGTGCATCGGTGGCTCATGGCTGGTTCCGGCGGATGCGCTGGAAGCAGGCGACTGGGATCGCATCACCAAACTGGCTCGCGAAGCGGTTGAAGGTGCGAAACAGTAA
- a CDS encoding tellurite resistance TerB family protein, with protein sequence MSGWLNQLQSMLGQKAGSTGEQGLSKLLVPGALGGLAGLLVANKSSRKLLAKYGTGALLAGGGAIAGTVLWNKYKDKVRTAHQDEPQYGQHVSPLDIRTERLILALVFAAKSDGHIDDKERSAIEQQLREAGVEAQGRTLVAQAIEQPLDPQRLALSVKNEEEALELYFLSCAAVDVDHFMERSYLNALGDALKIPQDVREGIEKDIQQQKQTLQGV encoded by the coding sequence ATGTCAGGTTGGTTGAATCAATTGCAATCCATGCTGGGCCAGAAAGCCGGTTCGACAGGCGAACAAGGCCTGAGCAAGCTGCTGGTGCCGGGCGCGCTCGGCGGGCTGGCAGGCCTGCTGGTAGCGAATAAATCATCCCGGAAGCTGCTGGCAAAATACGGTACCGGCGCGCTGCTGGCGGGCGGAGGGGCCATTGCGGGTACGGTTCTGTGGAACAAATATAAGGACAAAGTGCGCACCGCGCATCAGGATGAACCCCAGTATGGACAGCACGTCTCGCCGCTGGATATCCGCACGGAGCGGCTTATTCTGGCGCTGGTGTTTGCCGCGAAAAGCGATGGTCATATCGACGATAAAGAGCGGTCGGCAATTGAACAGCAGCTGCGCGAAGCGGGTGTGGAAGCGCAGGGCAGAACGCTGGTTGCGCAGGCTATCGAGCAGCCGCTCGATCCCCAGCGTCTGGCGCTCAGCGTCAAGAACGAGGAGGAGGCGCTTGAGCTCTACTTCCTGAGCTGTGCCGCCGTTGATGTCGATCACTTTATGGAGCGCAGCTACCTCAACGCGCTGGGCGATGCGCTGAAAATTCCTCAGGATGTCCGGGAGGGCATTGAAAAGGATATTCAGCAGCAAAAACAGACGTTACAGGGCGTGTAA
- the edd gene encoding phosphogluconate dehydratase: MNPTLLRVTQRIAERSKETRSAYLARIEQAKSETVHRSQLACGNLAHGFAACQPGDKDSLKSMLRNNIAIITSYNDMLSAHQPYEVYPNIIRKALHSVNAVGQVAGGVPAMCDGVTQGQDGMELSLLSREVIAMSAAVGLSHNMFDGALYLGVCDKIVPGLVMAALSFGHLPAIFVPSGPMASGLPNKEKVRIRQLYAEGKADRQALLEAEAASYHAPGTCTFYGTANTNQMVVEFMGMQLPGSSFIQPDAPLRQALTEAAARQVTRLTGNGNEWMPMGKMVDEKVVVNGIVALLATGGSTNHTMHLVAMARAAGILINWDDFSDISSVVPLMARLYPNGPADINHFQAAGGVPVLMRELLKGGLLHEDVNTVAGFGLQRYTLEPWLNNGELDWRDGASASLDAQVIATIDKPFSQHGGTKVLSGNLGRAVMKTSAVPEENQVIEAPAVVFESQHDVLPAFDAGLLDKDCVVVVRHQGPKANGMPELHKLMPPLGVLLDRRFKIALVTDGRLSGASGKVPSAIHVTPEAYDGGLLAKVRDGDMIRVNGQTGELTLLVDEAELAARKPHIPDLSASRVGTGREMFGALREKLSGAEQGATCITF, encoded by the coding sequence ATGAATCCGACATTGTTACGCGTAACACAACGCATTGCAGAGCGCTCGAAAGAGACCCGTTCTGCCTACCTCGCCCGTATCGAACAAGCGAAGAGTGAGACGGTCCATCGCTCCCAGCTGGCCTGTGGTAACCTGGCTCACGGCTTCGCCGCCTGTCAGCCTGGCGATAAAGACTCGCTGAAAAGCATGCTGCGTAACAATATCGCCATCATCACCTCCTATAACGACATGCTCTCCGCGCACCAGCCGTACGAGGTCTACCCGAACATCATCCGTAAAGCACTGCACAGCGTAAACGCGGTGGGGCAGGTTGCAGGCGGCGTACCGGCGATGTGTGACGGTGTGACTCAGGGTCAGGATGGCATGGAGCTGTCGCTCCTGAGCCGCGAAGTGATTGCGATGTCTGCGGCGGTCGGCCTGTCGCATAACATGTTCGATGGTGCGCTTTATCTCGGCGTGTGCGACAAGATCGTCCCGGGCCTGGTGATGGCGGCGCTGTCGTTTGGTCATCTGCCGGCGATCTTTGTCCCGTCGGGTCCGATGGCAAGCGGCCTGCCAAATAAAGAAAAAGTGCGTATTCGCCAGCTGTATGCGGAAGGCAAAGCTGACCGTCAGGCACTGCTGGAAGCAGAAGCCGCGTCCTACCATGCGCCAGGCACCTGTACCTTCTACGGTACGGCCAACACCAACCAGATGGTGGTGGAGTTTATGGGGATGCAGCTTCCTGGCTCCTCCTTTATCCAGCCGGATGCGCCGCTGCGTCAGGCGTTGACCGAAGCCGCGGCTCGTCAGGTCACCCGCCTGACCGGAAACGGCAACGAGTGGATGCCGATGGGCAAAATGGTTGACGAGAAGGTCGTGGTCAACGGCATTGTCGCGCTGCTGGCAACGGGGGGCTCAACCAACCACACCATGCACCTGGTGGCGATGGCGCGCGCGGCGGGTATTTTGATCAACTGGGATGACTTCTCCGACATCTCTTCCGTGGTGCCGCTGATGGCGCGCCTGTATCCGAACGGTCCGGCCGATATCAACCACTTCCAGGCGGCGGGCGGCGTACCGGTGCTGATGCGCGAACTGCTGAAAGGCGGCCTGCTGCATGAGGACGTCAACACGGTGGCGGGCTTTGGTCTGCAGCGCTACACCCTGGAGCCATGGCTGAACAACGGCGAGCTGGACTGGCGCGACGGCGCGAGCGCTTCTCTGGATGCGCAGGTGATTGCGACCATCGATAAACCGTTCTCTCAGCACGGCGGCACGAAGGTGCTGAGCGGCAACCTTGGCCGTGCGGTCATGAAAACCTCAGCCGTTCCGGAAGAGAACCAGGTTATCGAAGCGCCGGCCGTAGTATTTGAGAGCCAGCACGACGTTCTGCCTGCCTTCGACGCCGGTCTTCTCGACAAAGACTGCGTGGTGGTTGTCCGCCATCAGGGGCCAAAAGCCAACGGGATGCCAGAATTACATAAACTTATGCCACCACTTGGTGTATTATTGGACCGCCGTTTCAAAATTGCGCTAGTGACCGATGGACGCCTCTCTGGCGCATCGGGTAAAGTGCCTTCTGCTATTCACGTGACCCCGGAAGCCTACGATGGCGGCTTGCTGGCGAAAGTCCGCGACGGCGACATGATTCGCGTAAACGGTCAAACCGGTGAGCTCACCCTGCTGGTCGATGAAGCAGAGCTGGCGGCACGTAAGCCCCATATTCCTGACCTGAGCGCGTCGCGCGTGGGTACCGGCCGTGAAATGTTTGGTGCGCTGCGTGAGAAACTGTCCGGCGCGGAGCAGGGCGCAACCTGTATTACGTTTTAA
- the purT gene encoding formate-dependent phosphoribosylglycinamide formyltransferase, with product MTRLGTALRPAATRVMLLGSGELGKEVAIECQRLGVEVIAVDRYPDAPAMHVAHRSYVINMLDGEALRALVAKEKPDFVVPEIEAIATDTLLALEQEGQRVVPCANAAKLTMNREGIRRLAAEELQLPTSSYRFAGDKGEFLKAVEEIGYPCIIKPVMSSSGKGQSFIRDGSALDKAWDYAQQGGRAGAGRVIVEGVVKFDFEITLLTVSAVDGVHFCDAIGHRQEDGDYRESWQPQQMSALALERAREIARKTVLALGGYGLFGVELFVCGDEVIFSEVSPRPHDTGMVTLISQDLSEFALHVRAFLGLPVGGIRQYGPAASAVILPQLTSQNVTFDNVEGAAGAGLQVRLFGKPEIDGTRRLGVALATGDSVDDAVARAKTAAASVKVAG from the coding sequence ATGACTCGTTTAGGAACCGCGCTGCGACCTGCAGCGACGCGCGTAATGCTGTTGGGATCGGGAGAGCTGGGAAAAGAGGTCGCCATTGAGTGCCAGCGTTTAGGCGTTGAGGTTATTGCCGTTGACCGGTATCCCGATGCCCCTGCAATGCACGTTGCCCATCGTTCTTATGTGATAAACATGCTGGACGGTGAGGCGCTGCGCGCGCTTGTCGCGAAAGAAAAACCGGATTTCGTGGTGCCCGAAATTGAAGCCATAGCAACAGATACGCTGCTTGCTCTTGAGCAGGAAGGCCAGCGCGTGGTGCCCTGCGCCAACGCCGCAAAGCTGACGATGAACCGGGAGGGGATACGTCGTCTGGCAGCGGAAGAGCTGCAGCTCCCGACGTCCAGCTACCGTTTTGCGGGCGATAAAGGCGAGTTCCTGAAGGCCGTCGAGGAGATTGGCTACCCGTGCATCATTAAGCCGGTGATGAGCTCTTCCGGTAAAGGACAGAGCTTTATTCGCGACGGCAGCGCGCTGGACAAGGCCTGGGACTACGCCCAGCAGGGCGGTCGCGCCGGTGCCGGACGGGTTATCGTCGAAGGGGTAGTGAAGTTTGATTTTGAAATTACCCTGCTGACCGTCAGCGCGGTGGACGGCGTCCACTTCTGCGACGCTATTGGTCACCGTCAGGAGGATGGCGACTACCGTGAATCGTGGCAGCCGCAGCAGATGAGCGCCCTGGCGCTTGAGCGTGCTCGGGAAATCGCCCGCAAAACTGTTCTGGCGCTGGGCGGCTATGGCCTGTTCGGCGTGGAGCTGTTCGTTTGCGGTGATGAGGTGATTTTCAGCGAAGTCTCCCCTCGCCCGCACGATACCGGCATGGTCACGCTGATTTCCCAGGATCTCTCAGAGTTCGCGCTGCACGTTCGCGCCTTCCTCGGCCTGCCGGTTGGCGGCATTCGCCAGTATGGCCCGGCGGCATCGGCGGTGATCCTGCCCCAGCTGACCAGCCAGAATGTGACGTTTGATAATGTGGAAGGTGCCGCAGGCGCAGGCCTGCAGGTCCGTCTGTTCGGCAAGCCGGAGATTGACGGCACGCGCCGCCTGGGCGTGGCATTAGCAACCGGCGATTCGGTCGACGATGCCGTTGCACGAGCAAAAACCGCCGCTGCGAGCGTTAAGGTAGCAGGATAA
- the ptrB gene encoding oligopeptidase B, which translates to MPPKARRTPYAITTHGDTRIDNYYWLRDDSRSRPDVLDYLNQENDYGRKVMSSQQALQDRLLNEMVQRVPQRDVSAPWTKNGYRYRHIYEPGNEYPVYQRQSVLSAEWDDWDVLLDANQRAAHSEFYTLGGMSIAPDNAIMALAEDYLSRRQYGLRFRNLDTGNWYPEMLENVSPDFVWANDSETVYYVKKHASTLLPYQVWRHTVGTASADDELVYEEKDETFYVSLHKTSSRHYVIIHLASATTSEVMLLDAELPDAQPLCFLPRRKDHEYSLDHFQHSFYLRSNREGKNFGLYKTKVRDERKWEVLIPAREQVMLEGFTLFTDWLVVEERQRGLTSIRQINRKTREVVGIAFDDPAYVTWIGFNPEPESSRLRYGYSSMTTPDTLFELDMDTGQRQVIKQAEVKGFESDNYRSEHLWVAARDGTEVPVSLVYHKAYFNKGKNPLLVYGYGSYGSSMDADFSGSRLSLLDRGFVYAIAHIRGGGELGQQWYEDGKFLRKKNTFHDYLDVCDALIDQGYGNPELCFGMGGSAGGMLMGAAINQRPDRFKGVVAQVPFVDVVTTMLDESIPLTTGEFEEWGNPQDETYYRYMKEYSPYDNVEAKAYPHMLVTTGLHDSQVQYWEPAKWVAKLRELKTDDNLLLLCTDMDSGHGGKSGRFKSYEGVALEYAFLIGLAQDTLPGQAAR; encoded by the coding sequence ATGCCACCGAAAGCCCGACGTACTCCTTATGCGATCACCACGCATGGCGATACGCGTATAGACAACTATTACTGGCTGCGGGACGATTCTCGTTCCCGGCCAGACGTGCTCGACTATCTGAACCAGGAAAACGACTATGGTCGTAAGGTCATGTCCAGCCAGCAGGCGCTGCAGGATCGGCTGCTGAACGAGATGGTACAGCGTGTTCCCCAGCGCGATGTCTCCGCGCCCTGGACCAAAAATGGTTACCGCTATCGCCATATCTATGAACCAGGCAATGAATATCCTGTCTATCAGCGACAGTCGGTGCTAAGCGCCGAATGGGATGACTGGGATGTTCTGCTTGATGCCAACCAGCGTGCTGCCCACAGCGAGTTTTATACGCTCGGCGGAATGTCCATCGCCCCGGACAACGCCATTATGGCGCTGGCGGAAGATTATCTCTCACGTCGCCAGTACGGCCTGCGTTTCCGCAATCTGGACACGGGGAACTGGTATCCGGAGATGCTGGAGAATGTTTCTCCGGACTTTGTCTGGGCAAATGATTCCGAAACGGTTTACTACGTCAAAAAGCACGCCTCCACGCTGCTGCCGTATCAGGTCTGGCGGCATACGGTGGGTACAGCATCGGCCGACGATGAACTGGTTTATGAAGAGAAGGACGAGACGTTTTACGTCAGCCTGCACAAAACGTCATCACGCCACTATGTGATTATCCACCTCGCCAGCGCAACCACGTCAGAAGTTATGCTGCTGGATGCAGAGCTGCCCGATGCGCAGCCGCTGTGCTTCCTGCCGCGCCGCAAAGATCACGAGTACAGCCTGGATCACTTCCAGCACAGCTTCTACCTGCGCTCTAACCGGGAAGGTAAAAACTTTGGTCTGTACAAAACCAAAGTGCGCGATGAGCGCAAATGGGAAGTGCTCATTCCCGCCAGGGAGCAGGTGATGCTGGAAGGCTTTACGCTGTTTACCGACTGGCTGGTGGTGGAAGAGCGCCAGCGAGGGTTAACCAGTATTCGGCAAATCAACCGCAAAACGCGGGAGGTGGTGGGGATTGCGTTCGATGACCCGGCGTACGTGACGTGGATTGGGTTTAACCCTGAGCCCGAGTCGTCCCGTCTGCGCTACGGTTATTCGTCCATGACCACGCCGGACACCCTGTTTGAGCTGGATATGGATACCGGGCAGCGTCAGGTTATTAAGCAGGCGGAAGTGAAAGGGTTTGAGTCCGATAACTACCGCAGCGAACACCTGTGGGTTGCCGCCCGGGACGGTACCGAAGTGCCGGTATCGCTGGTCTATCACAAAGCGTATTTCAATAAGGGTAAGAACCCGCTTCTGGTGTATGGCTACGGCTCATACGGGTCCAGCATGGATGCCGACTTCAGCGGCAGCAGGCTGAGTCTTCTCGATCGCGGCTTCGTTTACGCCATCGCCCATATCCGGGGCGGGGGCGAGCTGGGCCAGCAGTGGTATGAAGACGGTAAATTCCTGAGAAAGAAAAATACCTTCCACGACTACCTCGACGTGTGTGATGCGCTCATCGATCAAGGTTATGGCAACCCTGAACTCTGCTTCGGCATGGGGGGAAGCGCGGGCGGCATGCTGATGGGCGCTGCGATCAATCAACGTCCGGACCGTTTTAAAGGCGTGGTAGCGCAGGTGCCGTTTGTAGATGTGGTCACCACCATGCTGGACGAATCTATTCCGTTAACGACCGGGGAGTTTGAGGAGTGGGGGAATCCTCAGGATGAGACCTACTACCGCTACATGAAAGAGTACAGCCCCTACGATAACGTGGAAGCTAAAGCGTACCCGCATATGCTGGTGACGACCGGCCTGCATGATTCGCAGGTGCAGTACTGGGAACCGGCGAAGTGGGTGGCGAAGCTGCGCGAGCTCAAAACCGACGATAATCTGCTGCTGCTCTGTACCGATATGGATTCCGGGCACGGCGGCAAATCGGGCCGCTTTAAATCCTATGAAGGTGTCGCCCTGGAATACGCGTTTCTGATTGGCCTGGCGCAGGATACGCTGCCAGGCCAGGCGGCGCGTTAA
- a CDS encoding DNA polymerase III subunit theta, with amino-acid sequence MKINLAALPQDEMDKVNVDLAAAGVAFKERYNMPIVAEVVEREQPAHLRDWFRERLIAHRLASVNLSRLPYEPKVK; translated from the coding sequence ATGAAGATTAATCTGGCCGCCCTTCCTCAGGACGAGATGGACAAAGTGAATGTTGATCTCGCTGCCGCTGGCGTCGCCTTCAAAGAGCGCTACAACATGCCCATCGTGGCGGAAGTCGTCGAGCGTGAGCAGCCTGCCCACCTGCGGGACTGGTTCCGCGAACGGCTGATTGCGCATCGCCTCGCCTCGGTGAACCTGTCCCGGTTACCGTACGAGCCTAAAGTTAAATAA
- a CDS encoding carbon-nitrogen hydrolase family protein codes for MSRWNIAAAQYARQQISVEDHVEHHLRFIEEAARLQCELLVFPELSLTGPGEAILPAPPDDLQLSPLLHAAHTYRITVIAGLTLEERGQRHKGIALFSPNREAILRYPQGSGASVIPGDKQLTIIDSQADACSLDPQATLFTSCQAVGENRWRQSISTLQRFAHRYAIAVLMANARSGSALWDEKGQLIVRADKGELLLTGSLGRQGWQGDIIPLG; via the coding sequence ATGTCACGATGGAATATAGCGGCTGCCCAGTACGCCCGGCAGCAAATCAGCGTTGAAGATCATGTCGAACACCACCTCCGCTTTATCGAGGAAGCCGCCAGGCTGCAGTGTGAGCTACTGGTGTTTCCTGAACTCTCATTAACAGGACCGGGCGAGGCTATCCTGCCTGCCCCACCGGACGATCTTCAGCTCTCCCCTCTTCTTCACGCCGCACATACTTACCGCATCACGGTTATCGCGGGGCTGACGCTGGAGGAGCGCGGCCAGCGTCATAAAGGGATCGCGCTTTTCTCGCCAAACCGTGAGGCAATACTGCGTTATCCTCAAGGAAGCGGGGCAAGCGTAATCCCCGGGGATAAGCAGCTAACCATCATCGATAGCCAGGCTGACGCCTGCAGCCTTGATCCGCAGGCAACGCTATTTACCAGCTGCCAGGCGGTGGGAGAGAACCGATGGCGGCAGTCCATCAGTACGTTGCAGCGCTTCGCGCACAGATACGCCATCGCGGTGCTTATGGCCAATGCCCGCAGCGGCAGCGCATTATGGGACGAGAAAGGACAGCTCATCGTTCGTGCCGATAAAGGGGAGCTCCTGTTGACCGGTTCTCTTGGTCGCCAGGGTTGGCAAGGCGATATCATTCCTTTAGGCTAA
- the zwf gene encoding glucose-6-phosphate dehydrogenase, giving the protein MAVTQTAQACDLVIFGAKGDLARRKLLPSLYQLEKAGQLHPDTRILGVGRADWDKDAYTKVVREALETFMKEKIDESLWDTLSGRLDFCNLDVNDVSAFSRLGEMLDQKNRVTINYFAMPPSTFGAICKGLGEAKLNAKPARVVMEKPLGTSLATSREINDQVGEYFEECQVYRIDHYLGKETVLNLLALRFANSLFVNNWDNRTIDHVEITVAEEVGIEGRWGYFDQAGQMRDMIQNHLLQILCMIAMSPPSDLTADSIRDAKVKVLKSLRRIDRSNVREKTVRGQYTAGFAQGKKVPGYLEEEGANKASNTETFVAIRVDIDDWRWAGVPFYLRTGKRLPAKCSEVVVYFKNPELNLFKESWQELPQNKLTIRLQPDEGVDIQILNKVPGLDHKHNLQTTKLDLSYSETFNETHLADAYERLLLETMRGIQALFVRRDEVEEAWKWVDSITEAWAADQDAPKPYQAGTWGPVASVAMITRDGRSWNEFE; this is encoded by the coding sequence ATGGCGGTAACGCAAACAGCCCAGGCATGTGACCTGGTCATTTTCGGCGCGAAAGGCGATCTTGCACGCCGTAAATTGCTGCCTTCCCTGTATCAACTGGAGAAAGCGGGCCAGCTTCATCCGGATACCCGTATCCTGGGTGTAGGGCGCGCCGACTGGGACAAGGACGCGTATACAAAAGTCGTGCGCGAGGCGCTCGAAACTTTCATGAAAGAGAAAATTGATGAAAGTTTGTGGGACACGCTGAGCGGACGCCTGGATTTCTGCAACCTGGACGTGAACGACGTGAGTGCGTTCTCCCGTTTGGGCGAGATGCTGGATCAAAAAAACCGCGTCACTATTAACTATTTCGCGATGCCGCCAAGCACCTTCGGCGCCATCTGTAAAGGGCTTGGCGAAGCGAAGCTGAATGCCAAACCCGCACGCGTGGTCATGGAGAAACCGTTGGGCACCTCGCTTGCGACCTCACGTGAAATCAATGACCAGGTGGGCGAGTACTTCGAAGAGTGCCAGGTTTACCGTATCGACCACTATCTCGGTAAAGAGACGGTGCTGAACCTGCTGGCGCTGCGCTTTGCTAACTCCCTGTTCGTGAACAACTGGGATAACCGCACCATCGATCACGTAGAAATCACCGTGGCCGAAGAGGTGGGTATTGAGGGTCGCTGGGGTTACTTTGACCAGGCCGGCCAGATGCGCGACATGATCCAGAACCACCTGCTGCAAATTCTGTGCATGATTGCGATGTCACCACCGTCAGACCTGACGGCGGACAGCATTCGTGACGCAAAAGTGAAGGTATTGAAATCACTGCGTCGTATCGACCGTTCTAACGTGCGTGAGAAGACCGTTCGCGGCCAGTACACCGCCGGGTTTGCTCAGGGTAAAAAAGTCCCTGGCTACCTGGAAGAAGAGGGCGCGAACAAGGCCAGCAACACCGAGACCTTTGTGGCGATCCGTGTTGATATCGACGACTGGCGCTGGGCGGGCGTTCCGTTCTACCTGCGCACCGGCAAACGTCTGCCAGCAAAATGCTCCGAAGTGGTTGTCTACTTCAAAAACCCAGAGCTGAACCTGTTCAAAGAGTCATGGCAGGAGCTGCCGCAGAACAAGCTGACCATTCGTCTGCAGCCGGACGAGGGCGTGGATATCCAGATCCTGAACAAAGTGCCGGGGCTGGATCACAAGCACAACCTGCAAACCACTAAGCTGGATCTGAGCTACTCCGAAACCTTCAACGAAACGCACCTGGCGGATGCTTACGAGCGTCTGCTGCTGGAAACCATGCGCGGTATCCAGGCGCTGTTCGTCCGCCGCGACGAAGTGGAAGAGGCGTGGAAATGGGTCGACTCCATCACCGAGGCCTGGGCAGCCGATCAGGATGCGCCTAAACCGTATCAGGCAGGCACCTGGGGACCTGTCGCCTCCGTGGCGATGATCACCCGCGACGGTCGCTCCTGGAACGAGTTCGAGTAG